AAGAGCAGGAGTATGCCGACACGGTCATCAAAGGCTTCCCGGATGGCATCCGTGAGACGGTGGCCAAAGCGCGGCACATGCCGAGCATCGTGCTGGAGGCACCGCTGGTCGGCGATGTCATCGACCCAACCGACGAGGGCGAGGTCGGTGCCGGCTCGACCGATGTTGGTGACGTCAGCTGGATCACCCCGACCGTCCAGGTGCATACCACCTGCTGGCCGTTCGGCATTCCGGGCCACAGCTGGGGCATCACATCCACCGGCGCGATGTCGATCGGGCATAAGGGCATGATCCAGGCGGCCAAGGCGATGGCGATCACCGCCGCCGAGCTGTACACGAACCCGGACGAGCTGGCCAAGGCGCAAGCCGAGTTCAAGGAACGCCTCGATGGTCGCACCTACGTGACGCCGATCCCGGAAGGCGTGATGCCGCCAGCTCCGCAGAAGCCGCGGGCGTAGGCGGACTGACAACTGAGCGTGATGAGGCGGGCCGGCACAGATGTGTCGGCCCGCTTCACGTTTGTTCAGTGAGTCTTCACCGCAGCGCTGCCGGACTTCCCATTCAGGAACCCGGAGTGACCAAAAGATCATTGTCGACGACGACCTCCCGGCGGACAGAACGGGAGATCATCAGCAGGCAAAGGACAGCGAACGGCAGCAGCGCCAGGCTCTGGTAGACCGCGACGTCGTCGTTGCTGGCAATCAGCGCAGAAACGTATCAGGATTGACACAACAATAATCAGGCGACGTTACTGCGAATGGTCGATCGCGTCCGCCGGATCACCAGCAGGGTCAGCCGGCGCTGGATCTGCAGCACGAAGCTGCCCGGCCCATTGTGCGGGCGATGCTTGACGGGCAACAGCGCGCCAAAGCGGTCTGCTGCGTCCATTTGGGCGGCATGGTTCAGCAGGCGAATGTCGAGATCAGATGGATTGATCACGGGATGGCTCCTTTCTGCCGCCGCCACATCGTGTGGTGGTATGCAGACAGTAGGAGCCAGCTACGCGGCGCACATCCGCCGACGTACGGAAATCCGTGTCGCGGTTCGAGGGTACGACGTACGTAGTGTTACTGGCCCACCACGTCTCATCGCATGAACAGGAAGAACGAACCGGCGGTCGATCCCTCCGTAGGGACAGCCGGTTCGCTCGTTGGCGCGTGATCGTTCGGCACCGGCATGGAATGCGCCACAGGCATTGGTGCAGGAATCCGTCGAGGCAGCCCGGTTCGGATCGCCCATCTGGTCATGGAGCGTGCGGGCGGTGGGAGCTATCTTCTTCTTCATCGCCGTCTCGGCGACGATCATCAGATCGGCCTGGCGCAGAGATCAATTCGATGCCAGAACAGATAAGGCCGCACTGTAGCCACCAGAGGCTGGAGCGACGCGCGGTCGTTTATGTCATGTGCGCGAATGACGACGGCAGCCGATGTGCTCGGCTGACCTGACCTTCCGGCCAGTATCGAGCACGCCTATAACCTGCTATAAGCATCTATAGAGGTTATGGTTCGCACACTGGAAGAGGGATCTGTGGCACAGACGAGTGCAAGCGACGCTGTTTCTTCGAGCTGGCAAGCACTGATGGATGCGCTGGATGGGATACCGGAAGAGCGCATGGGCGAACGCGGCGCGGCCGGCGACTGGTCGGTCAAGGATCTGCTCGGGCATATCGCCTATTGGGAGAGTCGGGCCGTCGCGCACCTGAACAGCCAGGTGAGCAATGAGCCTCAGCAGGATGTCTACGGCGATGTCGACTTTGAAGCGATCAATCAGGAGCAGCACGCGCTGCGGGAGAGCCAGGCGCTGAGTGACGCTCGCGCGGAGATGGTGCAGACGCACGAACAACTCGTCGCGCTGCTCGCCCGGCTGCCTGACGTGTCGCTGGAGGACATCGAGGGCAACACGTTCGGCCACTACGCCGAGCACACGCAGGACATCCTGGCCTGGCGCGAGCGGTCCGGTATCTAAGACAATGTTGCCGGGCGGCTGGCCGTGGCTGCCCGGCAGCGAACAGGATGTCATCAATGGCGGATGAGGGTTCGGCAACAACGCAGCAGTTTGCGTTCATCGGTGGGGCGTTATGCCTCGATTTCTCCAACACGGCGGACTGGCACGCCAGCGCGACGCCGACCGAGATGCTGCCGGACTATGACGCTCTTCTCGTCTGGGCCGTTGAAGCCGGCATCCTCAGCGCAGACGACACGACCCGCCTTCGCGTGCGCGCTGTGGCCGAGCCGGAAGAGGCGGCGGCGGTCATGCGCCGGGCAGTTGCGCTGCGCGAGGTGATCTATCGGTTGTTCTCTCGGATTGCTGCTGGGAACGAGGTCGTCCCTGCCGACCTGGCGACATTGAATGACCAGCTTGCGATCACCCTCCCCTTCCGCATGCTGACACACGAGGCTAATGGGTTCACCTGGAGCTGGCGGAGCGCAGGACTCGACGCGCCACTCATGCTGATTACCGCCTCAGCCGCCGATCTGCTAACCTCCCCGACGCTCGATCGGGTTCGCGAATGCGATGGGCACCCGTGCGGCTGGCTGTTCATCGACACCAGCCGCAATCGCAGCCGCCGCTGGTGCAGTATGGAATCCTGCGGCAACCGCGCCAAGGCACGTCGGCACTATCAACGCTCGCGCGGAGCCGCTACCGAGGGCATCTGAACGACGCGATCTGTGGTGTGACATTGCGGAACAGTTCTGAATCCGCTATATAGAAAATCATTATCCAGTGTGACGGGATCTCCCCGAAGGCTCCGAACACGTTGACCGGCCGAAGGCAGGCACCCAATGGCTGAACCCTCTCTGGTTGTGGTCGTTGATGACGATCAGACACTGGCCGGCCTGATCACTGAAGTGCTGGAGTACGCCGGATTCGATAGTCTTGTGTTTGATGACCCCGAAATTGCGGTGGGCCAGATCTCCGGTATCCGTCCCGCCGTCGTGTTGCTCGATGTCTGCATCAGTTGGCGTGAGCGCGGCTGGGATGCGATCGTGCAGCTCTGCGACAACCCGCTGACGTCCAGCATCCCGCTCGTCGTCTGCACGGCGGACGACGGCTTTCTGCGTGAGCACGCCGCCGATCTCGTCGACCGGGGCATCCCCTGTCTCCCCAAGCCGTTCGAGATCGACAATCTCATCGATGTCGTCGCCGGTGCTGCGCATTGGAAATCCGGCGACTCCGCCCTCTGCGAGCGCACGCTGTGACCGAGCCTGTTGACGTTGTGCGCCGGGGCTACGACCGCATTGCCGAGGAGTATCTGCGCTCGCGCGGGGCTGATGACCCGGACATCCGGCTTGTCCGGGAGCTCATTGCGCAGATCGATCCGGGTAGCCGCGTGCTGGACGCCGGCTGCGGGGCCGGCTGGCCGATCTCAGCGATGCTGGCCGAATCCTTCGTCGTCAGCGGCATCGATCTCTCGGCCGGACAACTGCGGCTGGCGACCATGAACGTGCCGGATGCAGGCTTCGCGGCTGCCGATCTGCGGGCGCTCCCGTTCATCGACGCGACCTTCGCCGGCATTGTCTCGGCCTATGCGCTCATCCACGTGCCACGGCAGGACCACAGCACCGTGCTGGCCGAGATGCGGCGCGTTCTCCAGCCCGGCGGGTTGCTGCTGCTGACGATGGGTGCGTCCGATCTGCACGACGACATCGACGACGACTACCTGGGAACCGGCGTCGCGATGTACTGGAGCCATTTCGGGCGCGACGAGAACCTGCGGCTGGTTGAACGCGCCGGTCTGGAGATCTTGCGCGAGGAGCTGATCGTCGAGAACGAGGGCTTCGGCGGCGGCGCGCATCTGTTTGTGCTAGCGCGCCGCCCCGAAGAGGATGGCTGACTATTCGGCGACAATCACCGGAATCTCAACGACGTTGATCGGTGAGCCGTCCTTCGCCGAGTACTCGAACACGACCACCGTGGCCGGTCCGGGCGTTATGTCGAACGGGACTGAGATATCGAACGTACCCCGCGTGCCGGTGCCCGATGTTGCCGTCGCGAACTGATCGACCACGAGCGTTCCATCGGCGGCGAGGATCTGAATCTGGAACGTTGCCTCGAACGTGTTGGCCGTTCCGGCGAGCCGCACCGGGCTGGTGATGCGATCACCGATCGCGACCGTGTCAACGAAGATCGCCGGGGTCAGGTCCTCGAAATCGGCTCGCGCGACCGGATGATCGAGGATGATCCCCTCGCC
Above is a window of Thermomicrobiales bacterium DNA encoding:
- a CDS encoding ClbS/DfsB family four-helix bundle protein; the protein is MAQTSASDAVSSSWQALMDALDGIPEERMGERGAAGDWSVKDLLGHIAYWESRAVAHLNSQVSNEPQQDVYGDVDFEAINQEQHALRESQALSDARAEMVQTHEQLVALLARLPDVSLEDIEGNTFGHYAEHTQDILAWRERSGI
- a CDS encoding ABATE domain-containing protein; this translates as MADEGSATTQQFAFIGGALCLDFSNTADWHASATPTEMLPDYDALLVWAVEAGILSADDTTRLRVRAVAEPEEAAAVMRRAVALREVIYRLFSRIAAGNEVVPADLATLNDQLAITLPFRMLTHEANGFTWSWRSAGLDAPLMLITASAADLLTSPTLDRVRECDGHPCGWLFIDTSRNRSRRWCSMESCGNRAKARRHYQRSRGAATEGI
- a CDS encoding response regulator, which codes for MAEPSLVVVVDDDQTLAGLITEVLEYAGFDSLVFDDPEIAVGQISGIRPAVVLLDVCISWRERGWDAIVQLCDNPLTSSIPLVVCTADDGFLREHAADLVDRGIPCLPKPFEIDNLIDVVAGAAHWKSGDSALCERTL
- a CDS encoding class I SAM-dependent methyltransferase — translated: MTEPVDVVRRGYDRIAEEYLRSRGADDPDIRLVRELIAQIDPGSRVLDAGCGAGWPISAMLAESFVVSGIDLSAGQLRLATMNVPDAGFAAADLRALPFIDATFAGIVSAYALIHVPRQDHSTVLAEMRRVLQPGGLLLLTMGASDLHDDIDDDYLGTGVAMYWSHFGRDENLRLVERAGLEILREELIVENEGFGGGAHLFVLARRPEEDG